One window of Corallococcus caeni genomic DNA carries:
- a CDS encoding RNA polymerase sigma factor region1.1 domain-containing protein, producing MENRIGKSYVARKALFAKGLKDGRLTVQEIEEALPPGTLTAAERWLLYYSLRAAQVEIIDEVTGQVDHGFMAEAPPAAPSNH from the coding sequence GTGGAGAACCGGATCGGAAAGAGCTACGTCGCGCGGAAAGCGTTGTTCGCCAAGGGCCTGAAGGACGGCCGGCTCACGGTGCAGGAGATCGAGGAGGCGCTGCCCCCGGGGACGCTGACGGCCGCCGAGCGGTGGCTCCTCTACTACTCCCTTCGTGCCGCCCAGGTGGAGATCATCGACGAGGTGACGGGACAGGTGGATCACGGCTTCATGGCGGAAGCGCCGCCGGCGGCCCCGTCCAACCACTAG
- a CDS encoding nucleotide exchange factor GrpE, with protein sequence MDGNPRSDETPETQAPADSEAEGASADTQAEAAQDGEVARLQAELEASRRRVNELARGLQDLTKDREEFKQRITRERERMLDVERGNVARTLLEAIDELDLVLANSQQDTSPLVQGVRMIRDSLLSKAQATGIERLQVVGRPYDPNVAEAADMEVTPVEGDDQKVVAEFRAGYRLKDRIIRPARVKVARYVAPAQA encoded by the coding sequence ATGGACGGCAATCCCCGCAGCGACGAGACCCCGGAGACGCAGGCCCCCGCCGACAGTGAGGCGGAGGGCGCGTCCGCCGACACGCAGGCCGAGGCCGCCCAGGATGGCGAGGTGGCGCGGCTCCAGGCGGAGCTGGAGGCGTCGCGCCGCCGGGTGAACGAGCTGGCCCGGGGGCTCCAGGACCTCACCAAGGACCGGGAGGAGTTCAAGCAGCGCATCACCCGCGAGCGCGAGCGGATGCTCGACGTGGAGCGCGGCAACGTGGCCCGCACGCTGCTGGAGGCCATCGACGAGCTGGACCTGGTGCTGGCCAACAGCCAGCAGGACACGTCGCCCCTGGTGCAGGGCGTGCGGATGATCCGCGACAGCCTGCTGTCCAAGGCCCAGGCCACCGGCATCGAGCGCCTCCAGGTGGTGGGGCGCCCGTATGATCCGAACGTCGCCGAGGCGGCGGACATGGAGGTGACCCCGGTGGAGGGAGACGACCAGAAGGTGGTCGCCGAGTTCCGCGCGGGCTACCGCCTGAAGGACCGCATCATCCGCCCCGCCCGGGTGAAGGTGGCCCGGTACGTGGCCCCGGCCCAGGCCTGA